A genome region from Balneolaceae bacterium includes the following:
- a CDS encoding ABC transporter permease, translating into MLSNHLKVAWRNLRKNKGYSLVTTLGLSVAVACCILVGLYVHHELTYESHHAKAERIYRIGQQMEYSGQEVLSNRSPSLLARTLRQEASGVENAARLTRRENTLVEYGDRSFYEDDLFYTEQAVFDMFTVAFLRGSPQEALAAPGSAVISRRMAEKYFGEEDPVGKVITVSEQERQLTVMGIIANPPGATELPFHILANPADNTLQWERISSITSYVLLAPGADTGEVKQQMLALTRANSENPALQGYMLERLDQLHLYAFDASGDVSYLYIFSFAAFFLLLIAVVNHINLSIAQLIPRSREVGVRKAMGARPSQLSLRFLSESFLASLLAVTAALLMVEMVYPLASAIPGVTLSSYGLLDPWLWALLVPLVLVITVLSAAYVTLYLARLDPSAIFRNETAQSSGNSLLRKGLVVFQFAVSIALICSTLIVQNQLDYMMESDLGFDREHVITISLKGEQQQQYEVLKQRMQGVSGVEGVAASGGSVGVSGAMEFTLEEGPFPHFSVLTVDPQFLSLMGIRSLSGAPMNLQEGEWVVNESFARAVNSEEFQGENLGALLGLDALPFQGRITGVVSDFHYRSLHSEIGPLALQIGRDGFNTLNVRLQAGSVGPTLDRLREAWSEVAGGVPMEYTFLDDSIADIYRSSHRFAQIFWAFSLVTIVIACMGLFSLAALAARRRTREIGIRKVLGATTESIVARLSGDFLLQVAVGFLIAAPVAWYAMDRWLADFAYRVEIGIGVFALAGGAALLIALLTVSWQSVRAARANPVESLRSE; encoded by the coding sequence ATGTTATCGAACCATCTTAAAGTCGCCTGGCGCAACCTGCGGAAAAACAAGGGCTACAGCCTGGTGACCACCCTGGGCCTGTCCGTCGCGGTGGCCTGCTGCATACTTGTAGGACTGTACGTCCATCACGAACTGACCTATGAGTCGCATCACGCCAAGGCGGAGCGTATCTACCGAATTGGCCAGCAAATGGAGTACAGCGGGCAGGAGGTGCTCAGCAACCGCTCACCCAGCCTGCTGGCCCGGACCCTGAGGCAGGAGGCCTCCGGCGTGGAGAACGCCGCCCGGCTGACCCGCAGGGAGAACACCCTGGTAGAGTACGGGGACCGATCCTTCTACGAGGATGACCTGTTCTACACCGAGCAGGCCGTATTTGACATGTTTACCGTTGCCTTTCTTCGGGGGAGCCCGCAAGAGGCCCTTGCCGCGCCCGGGAGCGCCGTGATCTCCCGACGCATGGCCGAGAAGTATTTCGGGGAGGAGGATCCGGTAGGCAAGGTGATTACCGTTTCCGAACAGGAACGGCAATTGACCGTAATGGGCATCATCGCCAACCCTCCCGGCGCCACCGAACTGCCTTTTCACATTCTGGCAAATCCGGCGGATAATACCCTGCAATGGGAGCGAATATCCTCCATCACCAGCTACGTGCTGCTGGCACCCGGTGCCGATACCGGCGAAGTCAAACAACAGATGCTGGCACTTACCCGGGCAAACAGCGAAAACCCGGCTCTGCAGGGCTATATGCTGGAGCGCCTGGATCAGCTGCATCTCTACGCCTTTGATGCGTCCGGCGACGTGAGTTATCTCTATATCTTTTCCTTTGCCGCGTTTTTTCTGCTGCTTATTGCAGTGGTCAACCATATCAACCTTTCCATAGCTCAGCTGATTCCGCGCAGTCGGGAGGTAGGCGTGCGGAAGGCCATGGGTGCCCGGCCCTCGCAGCTTTCCCTGCGTTTCCTTTCCGAGTCCTTCCTCGCGAGCCTCCTTGCCGTTACCGCAGCCCTGCTGATGGTGGAGATGGTCTATCCCCTGGCCAGCGCCATCCCCGGCGTCACGCTGAGTTCCTACGGGCTGCTCGATCCGTGGCTCTGGGCCCTTCTGGTTCCCCTGGTGCTTGTGATAACCGTTTTATCAGCCGCCTACGTGACGCTCTACCTGGCGCGCCTGGATCCCTCGGCCATCTTCCGTAACGAAACGGCACAGTCGTCGGGAAACAGCCTGCTGCGAAAGGGACTGGTGGTGTTCCAGTTTGCCGTCTCCATTGCCCTCATCTGCAGCACGCTCATCGTACAGAACCAGCTGGACTACATGATGGAGTCCGACCTGGGCTTCGACAGGGAGCATGTGATTACCATATCCCTGAAGGGTGAGCAGCAGCAACAGTACGAGGTGCTCAAGCAGCGTATGCAGGGGGTGTCGGGTGTAGAGGGCGTAGCCGCTTCCGGTGGATCGGTGGGCGTATCCGGGGCCATGGAATTTACGTTGGAGGAAGGTCCCTTCCCCCATTTTTCCGTGCTGACGGTAGATCCCCAGTTTCTATCTCTTATGGGCATTCGATCTCTTTCGGGAGCGCCCATGAACCTTCAGGAGGGAGAGTGGGTGGTCAATGAATCTTTTGCCCGTGCGGTGAATAGCGAGGAGTTCCAGGGCGAAAACCTGGGCGCCTTGCTTGGGCTGGATGCCCTGCCCTTCCAGGGACGGATCACGGGTGTGGTGTCGGACTTCCACTACCGCTCCCTCCACAGCGAAATCGGTCCACTGGCCCTTCAAATCGGACGTGATGGATTCAATACGCTGAATGTTCGTCTCCAGGCCGGATCGGTCGGGCCGACGCTCGACCGCCTGCGCGAGGCCTGGAGCGAAGTCGCCGGAGGCGTACCCATGGAATACACATTTCTGGACGACAGCATAGCCGATATCTACCGGAGCAGCCACCGCTTCGCACAAATTTTCTGGGCCTTTTCCCTGGTCACCATCGTTATCGCCTGTATGGGACTCTTCAGCCTGGCCGCGCTGGCAGCCCGCCGCCGAACCCGGGAAATCGGCATACGCAAGGTGCTCGGCGCGACTACCGAGAGTATCGTCGCCCGCCTCTCGGGCGATTTTCTCCTGCAAGTGGCCGTCGGCTTTTTGATCGCCGCCCCGGTAGCCTGGTATGCCATGGACCGGTGGCTGGCGGACTTTGCCTACAGGGTCGAAATCGGCATAGGTGTGTTCGCCCTGGCGGGTGGGGCCGCCCTGCTGATCGCACTGTTAACCGTCAGCTGGCAGTCGGTACGTGCCGCCCGGGCCAACCCGGTGGAGTCACTCCGAAGCGAGTAA
- a CDS encoding TolC family protein — protein MLLWAGLALPVQAQSGQQLGTLTLQEAIEIAQDQSPEARLARFDMIASQWQYRAFRADLLPSLDLSGDAPNYNRSIIPVTQPDGSVVFRDQVQSNAGAELSVNQNIPLTGGRLSLSSEIGRLGIFGGENSYLWSSTPLQAQFVQPIFQYNNLKWRNRIEPLRFEIAQKQFVQNMEQVAQRTAQNFFNVYLAQVQLENARFNRASNDSIHTINLSRYRVGDISENDLLASELELKNAQVSVSNSEIEYQRVLNNFKIFLGYSTDVSMELDAPEELPEVNVQIDRAVQLAMENNNEALRYELQEMQADANFAQQKAQSNLQMNLIARYGINKTSEDLADLYTETQNSQFLTMGFQIPIFNWGQQRAQVNAARNEQRRTATMIDYQRQQFVQGVETQVREFLQRSNQVQLARESDGIAQRRYDVAQTRYLVGDTDIEFLFQAQAQRDAARVAYIRELSRFWTGLYNLRRMTLYNFRDNQMIDYSVGME, from the coding sequence ATGCTGCTCTGGGCTGGGCTAGCCCTGCCGGTGCAGGCCCAGAGCGGGCAGCAGCTGGGCACGCTCACCCTGCAGGAGGCCATCGAAATTGCGCAGGACCAGAGTCCGGAGGCGCGCCTGGCACGCTTCGACATGATTGCCAGCCAGTGGCAGTACCGAGCCTTCCGGGCGGACTTGCTGCCCAGTCTGGACCTGTCGGGCGACGCCCCCAACTACAACCGCAGCATTATTCCCGTCACACAGCCCGACGGGAGCGTGGTCTTCCGCGACCAGGTGCAGTCAAATGCCGGTGCGGAGCTTTCGGTCAACCAGAACATTCCATTGACTGGAGGCCGACTTTCGCTGTCGTCGGAAATTGGACGCCTGGGCATCTTCGGCGGAGAGAACAGCTACCTCTGGAGCAGCACACCCCTGCAGGCGCAGTTTGTTCAGCCTATCTTCCAGTACAACAACCTCAAATGGCGCAACCGCATTGAGCCGCTGCGCTTTGAGATTGCCCAGAAGCAGTTTGTGCAGAACATGGAGCAGGTCGCCCAGCGAACAGCGCAGAACTTTTTCAATGTCTACCTGGCGCAGGTGCAGCTGGAGAACGCCCGTTTCAACAGGGCCAGCAACGATTCCATCCATACCATCAACCTGTCGCGCTACCGGGTGGGCGATATCTCAGAGAACGATTTACTGGCCTCCGAGCTGGAACTGAAAAACGCACAGGTGTCGGTGAGCAACTCCGAAATAGAATACCAGCGGGTGCTGAACAACTTCAAGATTTTCCTGGGCTACTCCACCGACGTCTCCATGGAGCTTGATGCGCCGGAGGAGCTGCCGGAAGTCAACGTCCAGATTGACCGCGCCGTACAGCTGGCCATGGAGAACAACAACGAGGCCCTCCGGTACGAGCTGCAGGAGATGCAGGCCGACGCCAACTTCGCGCAGCAGAAGGCGCAGTCCAACCTGCAGATGAATCTGATTGCCCGATATGGCATCAACAAGACCTCGGAGGACTTGGCCGATCTCTACACCGAAACCCAAAACAGCCAGTTCCTTACCATGGGTTTCCAGATACCCATTTTCAACTGGGGCCAACAGCGGGCGCAGGTGAACGCCGCACGCAACGAGCAGCGCCGAACAGCCACGATGATCGATTACCAGCGACAGCAATTCGTGCAGGGTGTGGAGACGCAGGTGAGGGAGTTCCTCCAGCGCAGCAACCAGGTGCAGCTGGCTCGCGAATCGGACGGTATTGCCCAGCGACGCTACGATGTGGCTCAGACCCGCTACCTGGTCGGCGACACCGATATAGAGTTCCTTTTCCAGGCCCAGGCCCAGCGGGATGCCGCCCGCGTGGCCTACATCCGAGAGCTGAGCCGCTTCTGGACCGGCCTCTACAACCTTCGGCGGATGACCCTCTACAATTTCAGGGACAACCAGATGATCGATTACAGTGTAGGCATGGAATAG
- a CDS encoding ABC transporter permease — translation MLKNYIKIAWRNLFNHKIDSAISIGGLAVGIACCILLAAYVRFEWSYDQFHQNGDRLYRVVETETNPRTEEVRHGAISPHLLAERLEEQLPEIASAIKVGGAMVQVEQEGTFRTERSLVAGPEFFQMFTFPLRQGDPSQALASRQNVVLTESKARELFGTTDVVGNSLPVVIQDTEHAFTVSAVAENPPRNSSLEFGMVIPFEAIPRDFPAGQRAWASGWGETWLLLNENADVRTLAQKLPAFVTDNYGAVGEQFKTELRLQPVDEIYFSQEVSSMLPQSNPLYPLVLGVIALVVLAIAGINFVSLTLGRAATRDREIGIRKVVGADRGQLARQFLGEVFLTCCLSLLAALLLAELLLPFFQQMVQQQVTMNFLQDPGLLLLVGGVLLLATLLTGVYPALVLSGRSIASIFRKSTGGGRTSPLVRSLIVVQFAMTISFIAVTVLMQKQLHYMTNTDLGYEPEGVVRLEAGGLGNAERGAEIYRRFHEEARRIPGVEAVSGTSGLFENMEELDGFTSGIFGVSTEAYSGVIHGEVADEHYMETMGIELEAGRAFSRERPAELKNGMIVNKRLVEEMGWEQPIGQTIDDKWGNFEGMQVIGVMENYHTMNLYNQIEPVAYMHRENQSEYPVYSILVRINTATVSSTLGRLEELWTEVAPDENFSYTFLEDYVRRQYAEEQRWGTIMKASSGASILLACFGLFGLAALAARRRTKEIGIRKVLGATVSNIVTLLSKDFIKLVTIGFVIAVPVAYYAMDWWLADFAYKIEIGAGVFALAGGAALLIALLTVSWQSIRAALANPVESLRSE, via the coding sequence ATGCTCAAGAATTACATCAAGATCGCCTGGCGTAACCTGTTCAATCACAAGATCGATTCGGCCATCAGTATCGGCGGACTGGCGGTGGGCATCGCATGCTGTATCCTGCTGGCGGCCTACGTGCGTTTTGAGTGGTCGTACGATCAATTTCACCAAAACGGCGACCGCCTCTACCGGGTGGTGGAAACGGAGACAAATCCCCGTACAGAGGAAGTTCGCCACGGGGCCATATCGCCGCACTTGTTGGCGGAGCGCCTGGAAGAGCAGCTGCCTGAAATTGCCTCCGCTATCAAAGTAGGGGGCGCCATGGTGCAGGTGGAACAGGAGGGGACCTTCCGGACGGAGCGGTCCCTGGTCGCCGGTCCCGAATTTTTTCAGATGTTCACCTTTCCCCTCCGGCAGGGCGACCCCTCCCAGGCCCTGGCCAGCCGGCAAAATGTGGTGCTGACCGAATCGAAAGCCCGGGAACTGTTCGGTACGACGGATGTGGTGGGCAACTCCCTCCCTGTGGTCATCCAGGATACCGAGCATGCCTTCACCGTATCTGCCGTGGCGGAGAATCCTCCCCGGAACTCCAGCCTGGAATTCGGCATGGTTATTCCCTTCGAGGCCATTCCCCGGGATTTTCCCGCAGGCCAGAGGGCCTGGGCCAGCGGCTGGGGCGAGACCTGGCTGCTTCTGAACGAGAACGCCGATGTCCGGACGCTTGCTCAGAAGCTGCCCGCCTTTGTAACAGACAACTACGGGGCGGTGGGCGAGCAGTTCAAGACGGAGCTCCGGCTTCAGCCGGTGGATGAAATATACTTCAGCCAGGAGGTCAGCTCCATGTTACCCCAGAGCAATCCTCTTTACCCGCTGGTGCTGGGCGTCATTGCCCTGGTGGTGCTGGCCATCGCGGGCATCAATTTTGTGAGTCTGACCCTGGGCCGCGCCGCCACGAGAGACCGGGAGATCGGCATACGCAAGGTGGTGGGCGCGGACCGCGGGCAGCTTGCGCGCCAGTTTCTGGGCGAGGTCTTCCTGACCTGCTGCCTGTCCCTGTTGGCGGCCCTGTTGCTTGCGGAGTTGCTCCTGCCCTTCTTCCAGCAGATGGTGCAGCAGCAGGTGACCATGAATTTCCTGCAGGATCCCGGGCTCCTGCTGCTGGTGGGGGGCGTGCTGCTGCTGGCCACGCTCCTGACGGGCGTCTATCCCGCTCTGGTGCTGTCGGGCAGGAGCATCGCCTCCATCTTCCGGAAGTCAACCGGCGGTGGCCGGACTTCTCCCTTGGTACGCTCGCTCATCGTGGTGCAGTTTGCCATGACCATTTCATTTATCGCCGTCACGGTGCTGATGCAAAAGCAGCTGCATTACATGACCAACACCGACCTGGGCTACGAGCCGGAGGGCGTGGTGCGCCTTGAGGCCGGGGGATTGGGCAACGCCGAACGCGGGGCGGAAATCTACCGTCGGTTCCACGAAGAAGCACGCCGCATACCCGGCGTGGAAGCCGTTTCCGGCACCTCCGGCCTCTTCGAGAATATGGAGGAGCTGGATGGCTTTACCTCGGGAATCTTCGGCGTGAGTACCGAAGCCTACAGCGGGGTAATACATGGCGAGGTGGCTGACGAACACTACATGGAGACCATGGGCATCGAGCTGGAAGCCGGAAGGGCATTCTCCCGGGAACGGCCCGCCGAGTTGAAGAACGGGATGATCGTGAATAAGCGCCTTGTAGAGGAGATGGGGTGGGAGCAGCCCATCGGCCAGACGATCGATGACAAATGGGGCAATTTCGAAGGCATGCAGGTCATCGGGGTCATGGAGAACTATCACACCATGAATCTCTACAACCAGATAGAGCCGGTGGCCTATATGCACCGAGAAAATCAAAGCGAATATCCTGTCTACAGTATCCTGGTGCGCATTAACACCGCCACGGTAAGCAGCACACTGGGGAGGCTGGAGGAGTTATGGACGGAGGTCGCGCCCGACGAGAACTTCAGCTACACCTTCCTGGAGGATTACGTGCGCAGGCAGTACGCCGAGGAGCAGCGTTGGGGAACCATCATGAAGGCTTCATCCGGCGCCTCCATCCTGCTGGCCTGCTTTGGGCTCTTCGGCCTTGCCGCGCTGGCGGCGCGGCGGCGCACCAAGGAGATTGGTATCCGCAAGGTGCTGGGGGCGACCGTATCGAACATTGTCACCCTCCTCAGTAAAGATTTCATCAAACTGGTAACCATCGGCTTCGTGATCGCCGTGCCGGTGGCGTACTATGCAATGGACTGGTGGCTGGCGGATTTCGCCTACAAGATCGAGATCGGAGCCGGCGTCTTCGCCCTGGCGGGAGGCGCCGCCCTGCTGATTGCCCTGCTGACGGTGAGCTGGCAGTCGATACGGGCCGCATTGGCCAACCCGGTGGAGTCGCTGCGTTCAGAATAA
- a CDS encoding FtsX-like permease family protein, which translates to MARNKGYAFINIAGLAVALAVFMVIIFYIRHETSYEEHLPESDQVYRVLMHYTDSGNIFSGTPMGLAGHLEETYPEVLFGVKTLPPSSMQYLFEYGDRQFYEEGVMTATQDFFQVFSHTFLYGSAERSFSQPDAMVITESLARRLFGEENPIGETVSLNKRMERPVTGVVEDPPSNTHMGFKAVMRTEESEMGSWQYHTAPTYLKLSENSAAELERKFPDYIRTYAKYREDTDLSTRRMVLQPLSEIYLYPEGRQGGSDKMTYIRIFFAVALLILLIACVNYINQATARAMERTREIGVRKSVGASRFQVVQQVMVETALTCSIGFFLGLMLFEALLPHIQQVLGLDLSAMSWLNLEGVLILTALFAGVTLMSGAYCAFYMSGFTPKQIFQGQFGVRGVSKASLRRGLVVIQFAVSLVVILATVLISRQMTYIQENRMDGEDEQILMITDRSNAVSDQFDTFRQELLRNTSVEQVAFGNMLGQPGMYMQLEENELDVPSRLYWIEGSHSYLETLGTDLISGRFLSRDIDGDSTDNVLLNESAARLFGVEEARGQFVEKPVNAHVVGIVEDFHAQTFYERITPTVFRYGEEGLAKRNLFIRLPEGQISEGLRQVRETWDSFQTGYPFDYTFLDQELDSRYRAELRMASVFKGFAGFSIIISCLGLFGLAAFSARRRTKEIGIRKVLGATVSNIVALLSREFLLLVGLGFLVAVPIAYYGVSRWLQDFAYRIDLGAWTFVAVGAAVLLIALLTVSGQSIRAARANPADSLRTE; encoded by the coding sequence TTGGCTCGTAATAAAGGATACGCCTTCATCAATATCGCCGGTCTGGCGGTGGCGCTGGCCGTGTTCATGGTCATCATTTTCTATATCCGGCACGAAACCAGCTACGAAGAGCACCTGCCGGAGTCAGACCAGGTCTACCGGGTGCTTATGCATTACACCGACAGCGGGAACATATTTTCGGGCACTCCTATGGGACTGGCTGGCCATCTGGAGGAGACTTATCCTGAAGTGTTGTTTGGGGTCAAGACCCTTCCCCCCTCCTCCATGCAGTACCTGTTTGAGTATGGCGACCGGCAGTTTTACGAGGAGGGGGTCATGACTGCCACGCAGGATTTCTTCCAGGTATTTTCCCATACTTTCCTGTACGGATCGGCGGAAAGGAGTTTTTCCCAGCCCGATGCGATGGTGATTACAGAGTCCCTCGCACGGCGACTCTTTGGAGAAGAAAATCCTATAGGAGAAACGGTTTCCCTGAACAAGCGGATGGAACGGCCGGTTACCGGCGTGGTGGAGGATCCCCCGTCCAACACCCACATGGGTTTCAAGGCGGTGATGAGAACGGAGGAGAGCGAGATGGGAAGCTGGCAGTACCATACGGCTCCTACCTATCTGAAACTGTCCGAAAACAGTGCGGCCGAGCTGGAACGTAAATTTCCGGATTATATCCGTACCTACGCCAAGTACAGGGAAGACACCGACCTGAGCACTCGCCGGATGGTTTTGCAACCTCTGTCGGAGATATATCTATATCCGGAGGGACGCCAGGGCGGGTCGGACAAGATGACCTACATACGGATATTTTTTGCCGTAGCTCTTCTGATTCTACTTATCGCCTGTGTCAATTATATCAACCAGGCTACGGCACGCGCCATGGAGCGGACCCGGGAAATCGGGGTACGTAAATCGGTAGGGGCCAGCCGCTTTCAGGTAGTGCAGCAGGTGATGGTGGAAACGGCTCTTACCTGCAGCATAGGCTTCTTTCTTGGGCTGATGCTGTTTGAGGCGCTCCTGCCCCATATACAGCAGGTGCTGGGATTGGATCTGAGTGCGATGAGTTGGTTGAATCTCGAGGGGGTTCTGATTCTCACAGCCCTTTTTGCGGGAGTTACTCTGATGAGCGGGGCCTACTGCGCCTTTTACATGTCGGGATTTACACCCAAGCAGATCTTCCAGGGACAATTCGGTGTCCGGGGAGTGTCGAAGGCTTCGCTTCGGAGGGGATTGGTGGTGATCCAGTTTGCCGTGTCCCTTGTCGTGATTTTGGCTACCGTACTGATATCCCGACAGATGACCTATATACAGGAAAATCGCATGGACGGAGAGGATGAGCAGATCCTGATGATCACCGACCGCAGCAATGCAGTCAGCGATCAATTTGATACCTTTCGACAGGAACTGCTCCGTAATACTTCTGTCGAGCAGGTGGCATTTGGAAATATGCTGGGGCAGCCGGGAATGTACATGCAACTGGAGGAGAACGAGCTGGACGTGCCCAGCCGGCTGTACTGGATAGAGGGCAGCCATTCCTACCTGGAGACCCTGGGGACAGACCTGATTTCCGGTCGTTTTCTAAGTCGTGATATTGACGGCGACAGCACCGATAACGTGCTGCTGAACGAGTCGGCCGCCCGGCTGTTCGGGGTGGAGGAGGCCCGCGGCCAGTTTGTCGAAAAACCGGTTAACGCCCATGTGGTGGGTATAGTGGAGGATTTTCACGCCCAGACTTTTTATGAACGGATCACCCCGACGGTATTCCGCTACGGAGAGGAAGGGTTGGCAAAGAGGAATCTTTTTATCCGACTGCCTGAGGGACAGATCTCGGAAGGACTCCGGCAGGTGAGGGAGACCTGGGATTCGTTTCAGACAGGCTATCCGTTCGACTACACCTTTTTGGACCAAGAGCTTGACAGCCGGTACCGGGCGGAGCTTCGCATGGCATCGGTGTTCAAAGGCTTCGCGGGCTTCTCAATTATAATTTCGTGCCTGGGACTTTTCGGACTGGCGGCATTCTCCGCCCGGAGGCGGACCAAGGAAATAGGTATACGCAAGGTGCTGGGGGCGACAGTCTCCAACATTGTGGCTCTGCTCTCGCGGGAGTTCCTGCTTCTGGTTGGCCTGGGCTTCCTGGTGGCCGTGCCGATAGCTTACTATGGGGTTAGCCGTTGGCTGCAGGATTTCGCCTACCGGATTGATTTGGGTGCGTGGACTTTCGTTGCGGTGGGAGCGGCCGTCTTGCTGATCGCCCTGCTGACAGTCAGCGGCCAGTCAATCCGCGCGGCACGGGCCAATCCCGCGGATTCGCTGCGGACGGAGTAG
- a CDS encoding ABC transporter permease, whose product MLKNYVKIAWRNLVKNRAFTLINALGLSVGLAVCLIIALFVVRELTFDSFHEGADRIYRVVAEETESGDIRTGLMEDIAMGLAEAYPEVESWAVSTTARELLVSANGRQFYENSVRYVNPGYLEPFSFPVAHGSVEGALESPRSVVITRPFAEKYFGSASVVGETITTRDESTMRLEGDGLERIDKGETTYTVAAVLETLPYNSSITFDMLIPFQPESGSPYWWNFGNANYIKLRADADIAAFRDKLPAFMENQQPEGADEQYDLRVQPLTDAHLYPSLGTATRTGPLQYIYIFSAAALLILLIAVVNYMNLSTARSSQRAREVGVRKVMGGHRGQLLRQFLMESVLLSTISMLAALLMAELALPTFNRLLDTRLSMQPVWEPLGLAVVAAVAVIVGLLSGSYSAFVLSGVSPSRVLKGLFPGGAGSSRFRKVLVVGQFTGSIMLILASVTIYNQMEHIRKQRLNVRGDQVLVVENKNEAVDQQYDTFKRELLSSPAIESVTAGQMPGDIRFLSGFTPSDTTSQFDFLNVMWVEYDYFSTLGYEMVAGTHFRDAGISDLEAANAKIINETLANVEDLWDKVGQEIQYNGTGILVGIVEDYHIESMHQPIEPLVAEFQTGSQETILVRLADGQVSGGLEAVRRAWNRHVTDRPFYYHFLDEQLDRQYRTEQRLANIFWVFTVIAIFIACLGLLGLSAYTAERRTKEIGVRKVLGATVSGIVVLLSRDYLKLVALGFVIAAPAAYYVMGQWLADFAYRITIGPGIFLAAGGTALLVALATVIWQSLKAATANPVDSLRSE is encoded by the coding sequence ATGCTGAAAAACTACGTGAAAATTGCCTGGCGCAACCTGGTCAAGAACCGCGCCTTTACGCTGATCAACGCCCTTGGGCTGTCGGTGGGTCTGGCCGTCTGCCTGATTATAGCTCTCTTTGTGGTGCGTGAGCTTACCTTCGACTCCTTCCACGAGGGGGCCGACCGCATCTACCGCGTGGTGGCCGAGGAGACCGAAAGCGGTGACATACGCACCGGACTGATGGAGGATATCGCCATGGGACTGGCGGAAGCGTATCCGGAGGTGGAATCCTGGGCCGTCAGCACCACCGCCCGGGAGCTGCTGGTTTCGGCCAACGGGCGACAGTTCTATGAGAATTCCGTACGGTATGTAAACCCCGGCTACCTGGAGCCTTTTTCCTTTCCGGTGGCCCACGGCAGCGTAGAGGGAGCCCTCGAGAGCCCCCGTTCCGTGGTGATCACCAGGCCGTTTGCCGAAAAATATTTCGGCAGCGCCAGCGTGGTAGGTGAGACCATCACCACCCGCGACGAGTCCACCATGCGCCTGGAAGGCGACGGGTTGGAGCGCATCGACAAAGGCGAGACCACCTACACCGTTGCAGCCGTGCTGGAGACCCTGCCCTACAACTCCTCCATTACTTTCGACATGCTGATCCCTTTTCAGCCGGAGAGCGGGTCGCCCTACTGGTGGAATTTCGGCAATGCGAATTATATCAAGCTGAGGGCGGACGCCGACATCGCCGCCTTCCGGGACAAGCTGCCGGCTTTTATGGAGAACCAGCAGCCCGAAGGCGCGGACGAGCAGTACGATCTCCGTGTACAGCCCCTGACGGATGCCCATCTCTATCCCAGTCTCGGCACGGCCACACGTACGGGGCCCCTCCAGTACATTTACATCTTTTCGGCCGCCGCCCTGCTGATACTGCTGATTGCGGTCGTGAACTACATGAACCTCTCCACCGCGCGCTCGTCCCAGCGCGCCCGCGAGGTGGGCGTTCGCAAAGTAATGGGAGGGCACAGGGGACAGCTTCTGCGGCAGTTTCTGATGGAGTCGGTGTTGCTGTCTACCATTTCCATGCTGGCGGCCCTGCTGATGGCCGAGCTGGCGTTGCCAACCTTTAACCGTTTGCTCGATACACGACTGAGCATGCAGCCGGTCTGGGAGCCCTTGGGTCTTGCCGTGGTGGCGGCCGTGGCCGTGATTGTGGGACTGCTGAGCGGGAGTTATTCGGCTTTCGTGCTTTCAGGCGTCTCTCCCTCCCGCGTGCTCAAGGGGCTCTTTCCGGGCGGAGCGGGCAGCAGCCGTTTCCGGAAGGTGCTGGTGGTGGGGCAGTTTACCGGCTCCATCATGCTCATTCTGGCTTCCGTGACCATCTACAACCAGATGGAGCATATACGCAAGCAACGCCTGAATGTGCGTGGCGACCAAGTGCTGGTGGTTGAAAACAAAAACGAGGCCGTCGACCAGCAGTACGATACCTTCAAGAGGGAGCTGCTTTCCTCTCCGGCCATAGAAAGTGTAACGGCGGGGCAGATGCCAGGAGATATTCGATTTCTCAGCGGTTTCACACCATCCGACACCACCTCGCAGTTTGACTTTCTAAATGTGATGTGGGTAGAGTACGATTATTTTAGTACATTAGGCTATGAAATGGTCGCCGGGACACACTTCCGGGATGCGGGAATATCCGATCTGGAGGCCGCCAACGCCAAGATCATTAACGAAACGCTGGCCAACGTGGAGGATCTGTGGGACAAGGTGGGACAGGAAATACAATACAACGGCACCGGGATTCTGGTGGGCATCGTGGAGGACTACCACATCGAATCGATGCACCAGCCCATCGAACCGCTGGTGGCGGAGTTCCAGACGGGTTCGCAGGAGACCATCCTTGTGAGGCTGGCCGACGGGCAGGTGAGCGGCGGACTGGAAGCGGTGCGGCGGGCGTGGAACCGTCACGTGACGGACCGTCCGTTCTACTATCATTTTCTGGACGAGCAGCTCGACCGGCAATACCGCACGGAGCAGCGCCTGGCCAACATCTTCTGGGTCTTTACGGTGATCGCTATCTTCATAGCATGCCTGGGTCTGCTGGGACTGTCAGCCTATACCGCCGAGCGGCGCACCAAGGAGATCGGTGTGCGCAAGGTGCTGGGCGCGACGGTGTCGGGTATCGTCGTGCTGCTCTCCAGGGACTACCTGAAGCTGGTAGCCCTGGGATTCGTGATTGCGGCCCCCGCGGCCTACTACGTCATGGGACAGTGGCTGGCGGATTTTGCTTACCGCATTACCATTGGACCCGGGATCTTTCTGGCGGCCGGGGGTACGGCCCTTCTGGTGGCCTTGGCGACGGTCATCTGGCAGTCCCTGAAGGCGGCCACCGCCAACCCGGTGGATTCGCTGCGCTCGGAGTGA